The Nitrospirota bacterium genomic interval CCGCGTTATCTGCAATTCACAACTACAGGCAGATGACGTAAGATACATAAAAGACCAGCCACAGGCCATGAAGCTGGAATGGTGCGAAGGAAGGCCTGAAGAAGAGTTAACCCACATTCCAGAGAGACTCAGGAAACTTTATCAATACTTAATAACCAATAAAATTGATGTCCGTGTGCTCCCCAATGATGTCTATGGCCTGATCCACGGCAAGGCAGGTGTCATCACCAGAACCGATGGAAAGAAGGTGGCATTCCTCGGCAGTATGAATGAAACCTACAGCGGATGGAGTCAGAATTACGAATTGGCTTGGGTGGATGATGATGACACTGCTGTCAGTTGGGTGCAGGATGAATTCAATGCATTATGGGAGCATCCGCTGGCTAGGCCGCTAAGCAAATTTATCATTGAAGATATTAAGCGCATCTCTGAAAGGAAAGTCATTTATGAAATTACGGATTGGCGAAAAACCGATAATCCGGCTGCAACAGTCATTGAGAGTCCTGTTTATAGAAAAGAGTTTGGTTTATGGGAGCATCAAAAATACTTTGTTGATTTAGCATACAGGGCACACAAAAAAGGCATGGGGGCAAGGTATGTTCTGGCTGATATGGTAGGTTTGGGAAAAACCATACAGTTAGCATTGTCTGCCATGCTAATGGCCCTGGAAGGAGATAAACCCATTCTGGTAATTGTCCCCAAAACCCTCATTTGGCAGTGGCAGGATGAAATGTTGAATTTGCTGGATATGCCTTCGGCCGTGTGGAACGGCAAATGCTGGGTAGATGAAAATAAGATAGAATACCCTGCAAAGGAGGAGTTTGCATTAAGCAAATGCCCTCGTAAGGTGGGAATTATTTCGCAAGGCTTAATCGTCCGCTCAAGGGCCAAAGTTGCTGAACAATTGATGAAGCTCAATTATGAATGTATCATCGTTGACGAATCACACAGGGCAAGGCGTAATAATTCAGGCAACGGCAATGAAAATGATTCCCCTAAGCCTAACAACCTGATGGGTTTTTTGATTGAAATTGCACAGAGAACCAAAAGTATGTTGCTGGCAACAGCAACACCAGTTCAATTACATCCTATTGAAGCATGGGATTTATTATATATCCTCTCCCAGGGTAATGAATTTGTTTTAGGAGATAATCTGAGCCGCTGGACGAGTGAAGCTGGTAAAAGCCTGCATCTGGTTACAGGCAGAGAGGAATTGGATTCGGATTATGAAAAATGGGACTGGTTGCGGAATCCGTTTCCGTCATCTGATGAAAAACCCAACACCTTTGGCGTGTTAAGAAGACTAATCAATCTGCCGGCTGATAAGTTTGTCATTTCAGGCAGCGCCTTAAATAGTTTCACACCCCAGCAAAAGGCCATTGTTAATATAATCTACTCTGATAATTTTATTAAGAATCACAACCCGTTTATCCGCCATATCATAAGGCGTGAGCGTAAATTTCTGGAGACCACCATTAATCCCGCAACCAACCAGCCGTACCTTAAGCCAATTAATGTCATTCTGTATGGTGAAGGTGATGACGAGGGCTTACAGTTAAGCACTCATCTTTCAGACGCATATGAATCAGCAGAGGAGTTTTCGCAGTTGTTTGGGCAGCGGTTAAAAAACAGCGGCGGATTAATTAAAACCATGCTGCTTCGAAGGATATGCAGTTCCATGTATGCAGGGCTTTCAACAGCCAGAGGCATACTGAACAACTGGGTAATGGCAACAGAGGAAGATGATGATGACTACAGCGAAGAAGTCAGTGCGGAAGAAAGAGACAATCAGTCTGACTCACTATTTAAAAACATGACAGGAGAAGAGAGCCGATGCATTGAAAGAGTTGTGAAGATATTGGAAGAATACCAGGAACGTGACCCCAAATATGATTTACTCAGGAAGATATTGATTGACGACACTATACAGGAACCATGGATAAATAGAGGCTGCATAGTTTTCTCACAATACTTCGACACTATCAAATGGGTTTGCGACAGGTTTGCAAGAGATTATCAAAACGTCACCTTTGGTTTATACGCAGGTAGCGATAAGTCCGGGATTTATGAAAATGGGATGTATCATAGAAAGTCAAAAGAAGATATAAAGAAAATGGTTCGCAGCCGCCATTTAAAACTGCTATTTGGTACAGATGCAGCCAGTGAAGGACTGAACCTTCAGGCGCTAGGTACACTCGTTAATCTTGACTTGCCCTGGAACCCCACGCGCCTGGAACAACGAAAAGGGCGGATTCAGCGAATTGGTCAGGAAAGGGAAGAGATATGGATTTACAACATGCGGTATAAAGATTCTGTTGAAGACAGGGTTCACAGATTATTGTCAAACCGTCTCAGAAACATCCAGGACTTATTTGGACAGATACCGGACACACTGGAAGA includes:
- a CDS encoding DEAD/DEAH box helicase family protein, whose amino-acid sequence is MIHRFSSRTGNLGEAFFKDALKDAASYDRIAGYFSSSIIEVAGEYIEQMQGKVRVICNSQLQADDVRYIKDQPQAMKLEWCEGRPEEELTHIPERLRKLYQYLITNKIDVRVLPNDVYGLIHGKAGVITRTDGKKVAFLGSMNETYSGWSQNYELAWVDDDDTAVSWVQDEFNALWEHPLARPLSKFIIEDIKRISERKVIYEITDWRKTDNPAATVIESPVYRKEFGLWEHQKYFVDLAYRAHKKGMGARYVLADMVGLGKTIQLALSAMLMALEGDKPILVIVPKTLIWQWQDEMLNLLDMPSAVWNGKCWVDENKIEYPAKEEFALSKCPRKVGIISQGLIVRSRAKVAEQLMKLNYECIIVDESHRARRNNSGNGNENDSPKPNNLMGFLIEIAQRTKSMLLATATPVQLHPIEAWDLLYILSQGNEFVLGDNLSRWTSEAGKSLHLVTGREELDSDYEKWDWLRNPFPSSDEKPNTFGVLRRLINLPADKFVISGSALNSFTPQQKAIVNIIYSDNFIKNHNPFIRHIIRRERKFLETTINPATNQPYLKPINVILYGEGDDEGLQLSTHLSDAYESAEEFSQLFGQRLKNSGGLIKTMLLRRICSSMYAGLSTARGILNNWVMATEEDDDDYSEEVSAEERDNQSDSLFKNMTGEESRCIERVVKILEEYQERDPKYDLLRKILIDDTIQEPWINRGCIVFSQYFDTIKWVCDRFARDYQNVTFGLYAGSDKSGIYENGMYHRKSKEDIKKMVRSRHLKLLFGTDAASEGLNLQALGTLVNLDLPWNPTRLEQRKGRIQRIGQEREEIWIYNMRYKDSVEDRVHRLLSNRLRNIQDLFGQIPDTLEDVWVEVALNQVADAEKRISDLSESDTNPFYKKYQDQENIKPINWEDCSFVLDNFEKKKILTKGW